The Tessaracoccus timonensis sequence TGCGCGGGCGAGGTGGGTCACGTAGGAGATCCAGCAGGTGTTCTTCGCGCCCGAGCGCCGTGGCCAGCACCGACGATGCACCCGCGACGAGGAGCACGCGTCGCGCCCAATCCGCGTCGCCCAGCAACTCGCGATGCCGCCCGGCCTGCACGATGGCGTCGAGGGTATGGAGGGCGCCGAAGCGATCCCCTGCCGGGGCGAACCAGTCGAGATCCACCTTGGCTCGAACATCGTCCGGCCAGGATTGCCAGATACGCGCGGCCGAGGTGGGTTGGGCGAATCCTCGCCGCGCAAAATCAGCTTGGGGTGAGTGGAGCCGCGCCATGGAAGGAGTCTACGGCCCTCGACGCGTCGGCTACAGGCGTGCCCGGCTAGGCTCGACGCATGTTTCGCCCCACCGATGCCATCACGCAAGCACTCCGCCCGCTCGTGGATGAGCGCGATCTCGATGCGGAATTGTCGGCGAAGCGCCCCGATCTCACGCAGCTGCTGCTGCGGGCGGCGTCGGAACATGAGCAGCTGCCGCGCCCCCTCATCGCAGCGGCTACGCGCGCGGCGTGCGGGCTGCTGGGTGAGCGCTTCGGCGGCCACGCCATCGAGTTGCGCGTGCCGCCATTTGCGGCGGTGCAGTTGAGCTTTGGGTCCGGCCCGCGGCACACGCGCGGCACCCCGCCCAACGTCGTCGAGATTGAGCCGACGGTGTTCCTCGCCCTCGTCACGGGGCGCGTGGCCTATGCGGACGCTTCGGTTCGGGCGTCGGGCGCCCACGCGCACGAGGTGGCGCAGGCATTTCCGCTCACATGACGGCGATGTTCTGGTCGATCTCCCATTGCGAGGTCTGGCGGCGGTAGTCCTCGAACTCCTCGTGCTTGTTGCGCAGGAAATGTTCGAAGACGTGCTCGCCGAGCGTGTCCGCGACGAGTTCCGAGCCCTCCATCACCCGCAGCGCACCGTCGAGATTGCGGGGCAGCTCGTCGATGCCCAGCGCCTGGCGTTCGCGACGAGACAGCGTCCACACCGCCTCTTCCGCCTCAGCCGGCAGGGGGTATTCGCCCTCGATACCCTGCAGCCCTGCGCGAAGCAGGAGGGCGTACGCGAGGTACGGATTCGCGGCGGAATCGATCGCCCGATACTCCACGCGCGCACTCGACGCCTTGCCGGGCGTCCATTGCGGAACGCGCACGAGGGCGGACCGGTTGGCTCTCCCCCAGCACACGTAGCTCGGGGCCTCGTCGCCTGCGGCGAGGCGCTTGTAGGAGTTGACCCATTGGTTCGTCACCGCAGTAATCTCGGGAGCGTGCCGCAGCAGCCCCGCAATGAAGTGCCGTCCCACCTTCGACAGCTGGTATTCGTCGGCGGCGTCAAAGAACGCGTTCGTGTCGCCCTCGAACAGCGACAGGTGCGAGTGCATGCCCGAGCCTGGATACTGCGTGAACGGCTTCGGCATGAACGTGGCATGCAGACCGCGAGAGGCTGCGGCCTCGCGCACCGCCACCCGGAACGACATGATGTTGTCCGCCATCGTGAGCGCGTCGGCGTGACGCAGGTCGATCTCGTGCTGTCCGGGGGCGCCTTCGTGG is a genomic window containing:
- a CDS encoding sterol carrier family protein, which produces MFRPTDAITQALRPLVDERDLDAELSAKRPDLTQLLLRAASEHEQLPRPLIAAATRAACGLLGERFGGHAIELRVPPFAAVQLSFGSGPRHTRGTPPNVVEIEPTVFLALVTGRVAYADASVRASGAHAHEVAQAFPLT
- a CDS encoding glutamine synthetase family protein; amino-acid sequence: MEEHQVRFILLWFTDVLGNLKSVAIGPGEVEVALAEGVGFDGSAIEGFARVFEADMVAHPDPSTFQVLPWMTESGLVTARMFCDVRLRDGSPSFADPRYVLKRAVDKAADAGFSLQVHPEIEFFVLSQLNPPVPFDNGGYFDHTTLSRANDVRREAILGLEDMGISVEFSHHEGAPGQHEIDLRHADALTMADNIMSFRVAVREAAASRGLHATFMPKPFTQYPGSGMHSHLSLFEGDTNAFFDAADEYQLSKVGRHFIAGLLRHAPEITAVTNQWVNSYKRLAAGDEAPSYVCWGRANRSALVRVPQWTPGKASSARVEYRAIDSAANPYLAYALLLRAGLQGIEGEYPLPAEAEEAVWTLSRRERQALGIDELPRNLDGALRVMEGSELVADTLGEHVFEHFLRNKHEEFEDYRRQTSQWEIDQNIAVM